Below is a genomic region from Carassius auratus strain Wakin unplaced genomic scaffold, ASM336829v1 scaf_tig00002789, whole genome shotgun sequence.
CACCATAAATCGAATGtgatatttaatgcacatcttactgacaagctgcgctaaaccacaatcatattttgaGCATGTTTTAGCACAGCTTGTCAGTAACCAACGGCTCTGTGTAGCTAATGATTTGTTTTACAAAGCATTTATCATCTTTTTAGATCTTTTATGTTTTGGTCACCtgaatggagggacagaaatctctcaggtttcgtaaaaaatatcctaatttgtgATTTAAAGTCATATAGATTTGGAACATGAGGTTGAATaattgatgacaattttcattttttggtaaaGGTTCAATATCGATACCtataataaatatcaatatttaacaaaaaaaacaaacatttaattttggTTCATAACTGAAACTGAGAAAGTTCATTATGCACCCTAATGCAGTAATACTTTGAATAAACTGGTTCTTGCAAGGAACTGTCAGTTATGTGTGGCAtgtcaaaacaaaaaatctttccATTTCAGGACTAGGAAGAACTTCGAGTCACCTGGTCTGCCTGATGAGCATTGTCCCCCAGGGCAAAGAGTATGGAAAATAGAGAGAGATGAAGGAGGAGGAATGGAGAGTGTTAGAGGAGGGGTGGTGGAGAATGGGTGCGGTTGTATAACAGCTATCCCAGcatgcacttttaaaaacaaaagaggCTGTTATAGCATGCAAACAGAAGCTCTCTGAAAGTCATGTCATTAAACAAATCACGTCCTGATAGAGTCCCAGCAGAGCTGTCAAAACCACTGTGAAACTGAAATGGTCAAATAAGACACTTGCAATAACGTGATAAAAGAATCCTTTTTCAAGAACTACAATGAACggctcgtttggactacagcgtTTTTCCCAgggttttgtgatgtcacaaagctgtcctttacaatattattaaaataattcccACCTATAGAAATTCGAATGGTTGGGGGATAGAGAGGGATGAGGTTGTGGTTAGAACGCTTTGTTGAGTGCATCAGACAAGACTACGACGACAACGACGAAGTGCTACTAAGCTTTCGCCATGGTGAAGAAACACTTTTAAAGAGTACTTTTTTTTCACCCCGTGCCTTTTGAATTTAATTGCAGCATAATGTTTTCTACCTCGCTGAGAATTTTAATGCGGTTATTACACATGCACCTTAAtaattatgtatgtaaatatgtatgttacagttatgaaaacattttataaatagctTACAGTACAATACTGGACAATGATGTAATCTGCAGAACTTACAATTCAATTGTGAGACTATGGTGTATATATAAATTCAACTGTATCACAGTGTCACTGCAAAGATTATAATGTTATAACGTTAGAATTAAAGACCAATAATCATTACAAATTACTGCTGCACTTATCTGTACATAgtaaatccagtttttttttttaatcagttgttGACATCGTACCTAAAATGTGATTTAGcccaaaaaacaacaacgttACCACTCTTATATGTCCGGCAATATCAGTGTGCAAATTTCTGCGTGATCCACTGACTAAATATTCTTGGGGTCTGAATTTGGCTCAAATTCATATGCCAATATTGACGCTAGGGTTGGGCCCATAGCCCACGCCGACTATCGCCGATGGATGATAGACATCGCAATTTTGAGCCGACATTGTGACCCCTCATCCCAAACCCAACCCATGCATTTTTCAAACCACCAAGCATGAGAGCATGTTCAAGTActcccccaaaacaaaatcaagactttgtaaaagagcataatatcAAATTTTCTACCGGCTTTCAAATTCATCCTGCGTTTGTCCTTAAGAGATAACATAAGAATACACAGCATTTCTGCCATTCTACCATTGTCTGTTACCAGCTGTGATTACTGCCACTGGACACAAAAATATAGTCAAAAAACAACATTTCTGGAAACTGCACTGGCAAAGGCTTACCTGTGTGTGCATTCAGGTCAGAGTTCATGCTGCGCAAGTGACCTGTCCCATCCTGCTGTGCAGTTCTAGTGCGTCTGGTCGGTCCTGAGGATTGACGGCCAGCATGTCCTGCAAAAGTTTCCGGAGTGCCTCAGGCATGTGCGAGCGCCTGCGCTGGGGAATACTCAGCACCATCTTTGGGTTCTCCAAAAGAGCCTCTCCAACTGGGACGATATCCGAACCTTGCCGCACATACGTCCCGAGAAGCTCCCGTTTTGACTCGGCGTCAATGAATGTGATTCTCTCTATCATGGCCCAGATGATAATGCCTACAGCAAAAATGTCTGCTTTGGCTGTGTAATGACCTTCCCAAACCTCTGGTGCCATGTAAAAGTCTGAGCCGCATGCCGATGAGAGCCAGAACTTGTTGATGTTAACACTGTTCTTGATTTTATCCCGTCCCTCCTCTGAGTCTCGTACTCCGGCACTCAGACCAGCACACACTTTGCTCAGTCCGAAATCGGCTACTTTCAACACAGGTGCGCCAGAACGCTCCGAGATGAGGATATTATCTGGTTTAAGGTCTCTGTGAACAATGTTGTTTTCATGCAGGAACGCCACAGCGCTACTCAGCTGCATCATGAAGCTGGCGTTGGTACGGGGATCGGGCCGTCGCGACAAGATGAATTGATTCAGATCCCCTCCCTCGCAAAACTCCATAACAAACCACAGGTAGCAGGGCTCATCAGGACACGACAATACACGCTCACCtaaaagaacacacacaaacaaaaaagttttaacaTTTAGGAGATGTTTGCATTGGtatgaaactttaataaaaaaacaaccatGATTTCAAAAGGAAGGATTATAATGCAACTTTCGCAGAACCTACTCAAAACTGTTGTTGCCTAATTAAAAGTCTTAAACGACTTCCCCTTCAACAGAAATACTATGGTTTAAACTACCAGTTGTTGCTTATTGACAGTAAGTTAGATTATTTATGATGTTTAAAGAAGGCATGAAATCAAAAGATGGAGATTTGTGGCTTTTCGTTTGTTATTTTGGCTTTGATTTAGTTGATATCCTAGTGCACTGACTACAAGTCAGTCTGTTtggaaaaacagaccaaaaatgaaataaaatgctcaGTAAAATGAGAATGTCCTTTGCACTAATAATCACATGCCTCTTACTAATAGCAAGTAGTAAATCATGGCTATAATGTAAACCAGAAACTGTATAAGGCAGAGAAGGTCTATTTGTAGATAAATTGTACCACACAATATGGCAGCTGTAGTTTCGCCTTACAGTTAAAAGTACCAATCGTCATTTACAGGAATGCAAATCttgattttaagtttaaattaattttttaccaTAGAATGCATGCACATTAGCACAATCTATGAAAACAAGCTGTTGTCAAATTtcattgctgatttgaaatatgctACGGTTACATAGGTTTGGTCTATCCCCATTCAAGTAAACATGACCTGTGCATGCATGCCTAGAAATAGCTTACAAATATGGCCGTCAAGTGCATCAACTTGCCTTAAAGGGTCTATGAGATAAacgttacttttttctttttctttaatatgTCACACCCCAACCTTGTGTTTAGGAAAAGAGAAAAAACACATCAGCATGGGAGCGAAAACTGTAGGAAAACCTTCCACATAACATTTGTGTGCTATAGCaattgaaaacatgttttataagatGGGAGAATGAGAGCAGCAGATAAAAAAAGGAGTTAATTCAATGAAAAGAGTTGAAGAAGAATTGATTTGTCATCAGTTTTAGAGGTTGGATTGCTGTGGAACCAGTTTGAACTGATGAGGTTTCTTCTCACAGGACTGGACAAGCTCCCATAAGAACAACAAACCGGCTTGTATCCCAATACGAGCCAAAATGCCTTAGTCTAATTAATAAGCATGGTCCTGTGCTTTCATGGGCGTTATTTTTGCCACTTTCTCTGGTTTTGTTGAGCAAGCACTACTTTGACACTAGTCTTGTGTACCCACCATAGATTAGGTGTTGGAAACACTTTCAATGATTAATTCATAACATTTCACCCATATTAGAAGTAAAACATTCTTCCATTTACACTAAATATAGACCAGACAAACAGCTTTCACGCAAATGCATCTAGCAACACTTTGCATATCATACAGTATAAAAGCCTACATGATTCAGAAGATCTGCATGTGAAAAGTCACACAAAGAAGACATTAAGATGCATGACATCAAATTGGCCTGGAATGTATGTACTTAATCCCCATTGTCTATTTTTGACCAGTAAGATGATTTACACAGTTGTCATGTAAGGAAACACACTTCCTTCATTGTTAGAAGTTGGTATAGCGGGTGTGGAGAAGGTTTGACCCCAACACAGCACCTCCCCCACCTCCAACCTCAGAGTTTCATAACCGAGAGGATGGTGGGGGAGGGCAAACCTGACCGACAGTAGCCACATTcttacataaaatgtaaacagTCTTAATGTAGAACATAGACATGCGCAATATCGACGTCCGGTGTCATCAGTGAAACGCCAGACTCGCTTCCAAACAATGGAGTCTCACCGTTTTATTTCAGAGTAACGTTACAATGGGAAAGCTAATAAAAATTGacatttcttatattttaaatggcTAACATGCCATTGCTACTAAATGAGTGAAAGGCCACAAACAATGGCCACTGTTTGAGCTCGTGACAAAGCATTCTCCCATCGCTGACCTTCCAGAAAAACGCCAGGGCTTGAATAAAAACATCTCACCTTTCAACGAGGTCTCGACCAACCTCAAATACTGCTTTGAACGCGTATTACCATGGCTCATTTTCTGGGCCATCCCGTTCCTTTGAAGCACACACTCCTCCAGCTGCACCACATTCTCATGGCGTTTCTCCAGACTGGTCAAAGCCCAAAACTCCGCCAGCGCCAACTCCACGTTCTCAGGCGCGTCACAGCGCAGCTTCTTCACCGCCACTCTTGCACCTGATTTACGGGCAACGGCTTCGTACACAACGCCATAACTGCCCCTGCCAACTTCACGGAGCAAGCTGTACCTCGGGGCGATGAGTCGCTGTTCAAGACTGCCATGTTTAACCAGGTCCGAGACGCCTGCCATTGCCTCATTGTCGTTTATGTTGTCGACGCTGAGCGAGCGCAGGACACTGGCGCTTTCGGTTCTTTTGCAAGCGTTCCGTGTCCGCAGCCGCTCTCTGTCCTTTGCATCCATCGCGCCTCCTCACGTTTTGTGCGTGCGCTTGTAAACACCTTCCGCGTTCATATTTCTAGAGCTTGAGGAAGTTTCGCAGAGCTTAAATGTTCGTTGACATCATCGTTTGTTTTCATTCAATGGGGTAGCAAGATTCAAACAACAACGAGCTTCTAGTCTGAACTGAATGAACTCTGAATGAAGTCAAGTGAGAACTTGACTGGATCGTCCCACTTTCCTGTACAGGGGGAACTGCTGACCTATGAGGACACACGTACACGGTACGCCTCTGTGGCTTTAAGTTACGTTAAATCAATGTTGTTAACGTGGTAAGGTGAACCGCATATGAGAAATGGTgtgaaaatttgtttttaaataaaataactgtttgttctttctttttatatatgtTGGTTTAATGCATGCGAAAATATATGAACGACAATTTACACATGTGCATTTACATTAGGCTACTTAAatcataatttgtaaaaaaaaaaaaattttttattttatttcaaatatcgtGATTTTTTTCAGTCATGAGTATCAAGAATTGGCCAGAATACCAACAGAacattttgactataaatatacttaatttcaatttagaaattaaaaacagtcatttaatgtgtatttaacacaacttataaaataacatttttatgcagtttgaatatatatatatatatatatatatatatatatatataactgctgTTGTAGCCAATGCTGAGTATTACTAGAAATGTAAAGGTCAATGAGATGACGCAACAGCAGTGTTGGGCTACTTCCTCAAAGAAAGTAATATATTACTCATTACTAGTCACTCCTTTCAAAAGTAATATTGTTACTTTACTTATTACTTTCTGGCAACAGTAAttagttacactactagttacattactttttcttCATGCCCCACAGAAATTGTAACTGTGTATCTTcctcataaaattattttaggatgttagaatgtctatttttgaatgctactaacaaacatatttcaaaatccaCACTGGATCGCAGTCataagttattacaaacactcaataGTGATGTAAGTGTTTCAAGTGTAGCTtgaaacatatttaatattaaatatttttaattatagtgaTATAATGTACCACATGGTTGAGGTATCCAAAGTAACTATGTAACTAAGCTGTTTTATGGATGGTAACTGTAATATTAATACTGAAATCTTATTAGTAATTAGTTATACTTATAGTTACTGCAAAACGTAgctaatattattacagttactaGTAACTATTTACCGCCCAACATTGTAAATCAGTGATttgtaaatgtatacatattaacatattacaacatattgttattttacaatcacaacttttttcaaataattcCAACAAGGATCAGCTATGTCACTGTGAAAAACCTATAAATACACGTACATACGTGGACTGCTGTCACCCACCCATGTTGTGGACTAGAATGGTTCAGTCCCTGCAG
It encodes:
- the LOC113070032 gene encoding serine/threonine-protein kinase 35-like, which encodes MDAKDRERLRTRNACKRTESASVLRSLSVDNINDNEAMAGVSDLVKHGSLEQRLIAPRYSLLREVGRGSYGVVYEAVARKSGARVAVKKLRCDAPENVELALAEFWALTSLEKRHENVVQLEECVLQRNGMAQKMSHGNTRSKQYLRLVETSLKGERVLSCPDEPCYLWFVMEFCEGGDLNQFILSRRPDPRTNASFMMQLSSAVAFLHENNIVHRDLKPDNILISERSGAPVLKVADFGLSKVCAGLSAGVRDSEEGRDKIKNSVNINKFWLSSACGSDFYMAPEVWEGHYTAKADIFAVGIIIWAMIERITFIDAESKRELLGTYVRQGSDIVPVGEALLENPKMVLSIPQRRRSHMPEALRKLLQDMLAVNPQDRPDALELHSRMGQVTCAA